The following coding sequences lie in one Terriglobia bacterium genomic window:
- a CDS encoding PilZ domain-containing protein, with the protein MPPIPGVAGIATRSGKRRSERIKLKIPLTIHVGNIVLKAETVSVSKHGAKIRIISVSEKLACGERMRVAIRTGRQPQTARVVWLDKTAEPHCGIELDDPNNFWGVHFPSKTGEDGRWQKTTAPPTQHTTAAPQATEALGAMPPIELRIIPRGAPAVGLGDETDTRTMPAVVTGMSAIRMPLTENVDIVFTRPDEATALLRDLVEPGTTVRLIFAKDRVIMGQVAAIGTQRQAGKWRVRIKCDAPCF; encoded by the coding sequence ATGCCACCGATCCCCGGAGTCGCAGGAATCGCTACTCGATCTGGCAAGCGCAGAAGTGAACGCATCAAGCTGAAGATCCCCCTCACCATCCATGTCGGCAATATAGTGCTGAAAGCCGAAACCGTCAGCGTCAGCAAGCATGGAGCCAAGATTCGGATCATCAGCGTAAGCGAGAAACTGGCTTGCGGGGAACGGATGCGGGTGGCCATCCGGACAGGCCGGCAGCCCCAGACGGCGCGCGTGGTCTGGCTGGACAAAACCGCTGAACCGCACTGCGGGATCGAACTCGACGACCCGAACAATTTCTGGGGGGTACATTTTCCCAGCAAAACGGGCGAGGATGGGCGATGGCAAAAGACAACGGCGCCACCAACGCAGCATACGACGGCGGCACCGCAAGCCACCGAAGCGCTCGGCGCCATGCCTCCCATTGAACTGCGCATCATACCCCGTGGCGCGCCGGCGGTCGGGCTGGGCGATGAGACGGACACACGAACCATGCCCGCCGTGGTGACAGGAATGTCGGCGATTCGTATGCCGTTGACGGAGAACGTGGACATCGTGTTCACGCGACCCGATGAGGCGACCGCGCTGCTGCGTGATCTGGTGGAACCCGGCACGACGGTGCGACTGATATTTGCCAAGGACCGGGTGATCATGGGCCAAGTGGCCGCTATCGGTACGCAGAGACAGGCAGGCAAATGGCGCGTGCGCATCAAGTGCGATGCGCCCTGCTTCTGA